A window from Sus scrofa isolate TJ Tabasco breed Duroc chromosome 2, Sscrofa11.1, whole genome shotgun sequence encodes these proteins:
- the LOC110259605 gene encoding olfactory receptor 14A16-like, translating into MNNISVLTEFLLLGFSGTWRFQFLQSVFFIIIYLAALMGNSLIIAITSLDPSLHIPMYFFLRNLSLFDICLVSAVVPKIVFNSLIQRNSISFLSCVIQVFLVPFSAVAELLLLTGMSIDRYTAICHPLHYEVIMNRDRCVQIVALSWLSGGLLSAMHTIGIFSLSYCGLNKIQQFFCDIPQLLAITCSKNITAEVVLILVNAVLDFCCFLCIIISYIYIFSTVKKIPSTEGQSKVYSTCLPHLAVVALFLSTAFIAYLKPILGSPSFTDLILSSFYIFLPPSLNPIIYSLRNKAIKAGLDKLVTRKLLTKENILMFLK; encoded by the coding sequence ATGAACAATATCTCAGTGCTAACAGAATTTCTTCTCTTGGGTTtttctggcacatggaggtttcagTTCTTACAATCTgtgttttttataataatttaccTGGCAGCCCTAATGGGAAATAGCCTCATTATTGCCATCACATCCTTAGACCCATCCCTCCACATACCCATGTACTTCTTCTTAAGAAATCTGTCCCTGTTTGATATTTGCCTTGTTTCAGCTGTTGTGcctaaaattgtttttaactCTTTGATACAAAGGAATTCCATCTCATTTCTTAGCTGTGTCATCCAGGTCTTTCTGGTACCTTTTTCAGCAGTGGCAGAATTGCTGCTCCTCACAGGAATGTCCATTGACCGCTACACTGCCATTTGCCATCCCCTGCACTATGAAGTCATTATGAACAGGGACAGATGTGTCCAGATTGTTGcactgtcttggctcagtggtggCTTGTTATCTGCTATGCACACAATAGGAATCTTTTCCTTATCATACTGTGGCCTCAACAAAATCCAGCAATTCTTCTGTGATATTCCCCAGCTGTTAGCTATTACTTGCTCAAAGAATATAACTGCAGAAGTTGTGCTCATTCTTGTTAATGCAGTCTtggatttctgttgctttctgtGCATCataatctcatatatatacatcttctccACTGTCAAAAAGATTCCATCCACAGAGGGACAGTCAAAAGTCTATTCTACTTGCCTCCCACACCTGGCAGTTGTTGCACTTTTTCTTTCAACTGCTTTTATTGCTTATTTGAAACCTATTTTAGGGTCCCCTTCATTCACTGATCTCATTCTatcttctttctatatttttctgcCCCCTTCCCTTAATCCCATTATATACAGCTTAAGAAACAAGGCCATAAAGGCAGGTTTAGATAAGTTGGTCACTAGAAAGCTATTGACAAAGGAGAATATTCTTATGTTTCTCAAATAA